The Bacteroidota bacterium genome includes a region encoding these proteins:
- a CDS encoding general stress protein CsbD: MATAAMNENWRTLRDQIKGVWGDTEFSNRNLKRTRGSLQKMVNLVHERTGESRPEIRSKIAGLL; encoded by the coding sequence ATGGCTACCGCAGCAATGAATGAGAACTGGCGCACCCTTCGCGATCAGATCAAGGGTGTCTGGGGCGACACCGAGTTCAGCAACCGCAATCTGAAACGGACGCGAGGTAGCCTGCAGAAGATGGTGAACCTCGTGCACGAGCGCACGGGCGAGTCTCGCCCGGAAATCCGCAGCAAGATTGCTGGACTGCTCTAG
- a CDS encoding general stress protein CsbD, with protein MSKARMEQNWQRVKAQIQAVWGEIDDTDLKKARGNLGKMVNLIHEKTGEDRMVIMQKMNAVL; from the coding sequence ATGAGTAAGGCCCGCATGGAGCAGAACTGGCAGCGCGTCAAGGCCCAGATCCAAGCTGTTTGGGGTGAAATTGACGATACCGACCTCAAGAAAGCGCGCGGCAACCTCGGCAAGATGGTCAACCTCATCCATGAGAAGACTGGCGAGGACCGCATGGTCATCATGCAGAAGATGAATGCCGTGCTCTAG
- the hemG gene encoding protoporphyrinogen oxidase, with amino-acid sequence MTTLSSRSAQPNSASQPRRVAVLGGGVSGLAAALRLADEGHRPTVYEARSAPGGVIQTLRRHGYQVDVGANSMQGKPPLVADLVERLDLSDEIVEPGPSAQNRYIVRNGTPIAAPLKPPRLATTKLLSRRAKARLLAEPLVRKQDPLDESVAEFVRRRLGREVLDYAVDPFIGGIFAGDPAQLSLRHAFPRLHGLEQSHGSLFRGMASAHKASSRSSVNADERHLPRSFSFRSGMQALPDALAAALPNDCIRYERRVSGLDRDEQGWSVSTTAGSETFAERFDAVVCTLPLHRLSNLAWPHSADITPLAAVTYAPIALVALGFRREDVTHPLDGFGVLVPSAERFDLLGALFSSSLFPNRAPDGHILLTCFVGGMRQPALAAESTEALLPRLRRDLAALLGVRAAPVFVERFSWTHAIPQYHLGYDGVLDALTKLEARHPGLQFAGNYRHGVSVGDALASGWRAAEAWIA; translated from the coding sequence ATGACGACGCTCTCGTCCCGCTCTGCCCAACCCAATTCAGCGTCCCAGCCTCGTCGCGTGGCGGTGCTCGGCGGGGGCGTGAGCGGCTTGGCAGCAGCGCTCCGTCTGGCCGACGAGGGCCATCGCCCTACCGTATACGAGGCGCGGTCAGCCCCCGGCGGTGTGATCCAAACCCTCCGCCGCCACGGCTACCAGGTCGATGTCGGTGCCAACTCGATGCAGGGTAAGCCGCCACTCGTGGCCGACCTGGTGGAGCGCCTGGACTTAAGCGACGAGATCGTGGAGCCGGGGCCTTCCGCCCAGAACCGCTACATCGTACGGAACGGCACGCCCATCGCGGCCCCGCTGAAGCCACCCCGGCTGGCTACTACGAAGCTGCTCTCGCGTCGTGCCAAGGCTCGCTTGCTTGCCGAGCCGCTTGTACGAAAGCAAGATCCCCTCGACGAAAGCGTGGCCGAGTTCGTGCGACGTCGTCTAGGCCGCGAAGTGCTGGACTATGCCGTCGACCCGTTCATCGGCGGCATCTTCGCCGGCGACCCAGCCCAGCTCTCGCTGCGCCATGCGTTTCCCAGACTTCACGGCCTGGAGCAGTCGCACGGCTCGCTCTTTCGGGGGATGGCCTCCGCACACAAGGCATCGTCGCGGTCGTCCGTGAACGCAGACGAGAGACACCTGCCGCGCTCCTTCTCGTTTCGGAGCGGCATGCAGGCGTTACCCGACGCGCTCGCAGCGGCCTTACCAAACGATTGCATCCGCTACGAACGCCGCGTGTCGGGACTCGACCGCGACGAGCAAGGCTGGTCCGTGTCAACAACGGCCGGGAGCGAAACGTTTGCGGAGCGCTTCGACGCGGTCGTCTGCACACTGCCGCTGCACCGCCTCAGCAACCTCGCGTGGCCTCACAGTGCGGACATCACGCCCCTTGCCGCCGTCACCTACGCGCCCATCGCCCTCGTTGCACTCGGCTTTCGCCGGGAGGATGTCACGCACCCACTCGACGGCTTTGGCGTGCTGGTGCCGAGCGCAGAGCGGTTCGACCTGCTGGGCGCGCTGTTCTCGTCGTCGCTCTTTCCCAACCGCGCGCCGGACGGCCACATCTTGCTGACGTGCTTCGTCGGCGGCATGCGGCAGCCTGCACTTGCTGCTGAGTCTACTGAGGCGCTGCTGCCCCGGCTCCGTCGCGACCTCGCGGCGCTCCTCGGCGTGCGTGCCGCTCCGGTGTTCGTCGAGCGCTTTTCCTGGACGCACGCCATCCCGCAATACCACCTCGGGTACGACGGCGTGCTGGACGCACTTACCAAACTCGAAGCGCGGCATCCTGGCCTGCAGTTTGCAGGCAACTACCGCCACGGCGTGTCCGTCGGCGATGCGCTGGCTTCGGGCTGGCGTGCAGCCGAAGCATGGATCGCCTAA
- the glgP gene encoding alpha-glucan family phosphorylase: MASTSLPNVAYFCMEYGLSDQLKTYSGGLGILAGDHLKGAKDSNLPIIGIGIKWKHGYGRQVLQDDNSQEYVFPDYDYSFLKDTGVEVTVPVAGTDIRAKVWLCDTFGTVPLYLLDTDVEGNPEPLLTGVLYGGSPDARVAQEMILGIGGVRAIRALGLDIDLYHFNEGHALLAAFELIREKMDKGASYDEAVAETKAEVVFTTHTPVLAGNEVHPIDRLVRLGADLGLGADKLEALGGNPFGMTVGGLKLASKANGVAQLHGVTANQMWSHVEGRPHIHAITNGIHRPTWVDDRMLDAAAADDLDGLWDAHQDNKRALINLIESRVGVTLDANKLLIGFARRAVTYKRANLIFNDLERIGPALESGQIQLVFSGKAHPQDKGGQALVSELIAMTKTYPNSVVYLPNYDMEIGAALTRGVDVWLNNPRRPKEASGTSGMKSAMNGVLNCSILDGWWPEACDHGVNGWQIGDGFESPEPAIQDAHDVESLYKVVLGEVVPTYYDARPQWKQMMHNSIQSTREEFSIKRMLEHYVEQLYLPAVAETA; encoded by the coding sequence ATGGCCTCGACTTCGCTGCCAAACGTCGCCTACTTCTGCATGGAGTACGGCCTCTCTGACCAGCTCAAGACCTACTCGGGCGGCCTCGGCATCCTCGCCGGGGACCACCTCAAAGGCGCCAAAGACAGCAACCTCCCGATCATCGGCATCGGCATCAAGTGGAAGCACGGCTACGGCCGCCAGGTGCTCCAGGACGACAACTCGCAGGAGTATGTCTTCCCGGACTACGACTACAGCTTCCTTAAGGACACCGGCGTCGAGGTGACCGTCCCCGTCGCGGGCACCGACATCCGCGCCAAGGTCTGGCTCTGCGACACCTTCGGCACCGTCCCGCTCTACCTCCTCGACACCGACGTCGAAGGCAACCCGGAGCCGCTGCTCACGGGCGTCCTCTACGGTGGTAGCCCAGACGCCCGCGTCGCCCAGGAGATGATCCTCGGCATCGGCGGCGTCCGCGCCATCCGCGCACTCGGCCTCGACATCGACCTCTACCACTTCAACGAGGGCCACGCGCTCCTCGCCGCCTTCGAGCTCATCCGCGAGAAGATGGACAAGGGCGCGAGCTACGACGAGGCCGTCGCCGAGACGAAAGCCGAAGTCGTCTTCACGACGCACACGCCGGTCCTTGCGGGCAACGAGGTGCACCCCATCGACCGCCTGGTCCGCCTCGGTGCCGACCTCGGCCTCGGCGCCGACAAGCTCGAAGCGCTCGGCGGCAACCCGTTCGGCATGACCGTCGGCGGCCTCAAGCTCGCCTCCAAGGCCAACGGTGTGGCGCAGCTCCACGGCGTGACCGCCAACCAGATGTGGAGCCACGTCGAGGGCCGCCCGCACATCCACGCGATCACGAACGGCATCCACCGCCCGACCTGGGTCGACGACCGCATGCTCGACGCCGCCGCCGCTGACGACCTCGACGGCCTTTGGGACGCGCACCAGGACAACAAGCGTGCGCTCATCAACCTCATCGAGAGCCGTGTGGGCGTCACGCTCGACGCGAACAAGCTGCTCATCGGCTTCGCCCGCCGCGCGGTGACCTACAAGCGCGCTAACCTGATCTTCAACGACCTGGAGCGTATCGGCCCGGCGCTGGAGAGCGGCCAGATCCAGCTCGTCTTCTCCGGCAAGGCACACCCGCAGGACAAGGGCGGCCAGGCCCTCGTCTCGGAGTTGATCGCGATGACGAAGACGTATCCGAACTCGGTCGTCTACCTCCCGAACTACGACATGGAGATCGGCGCGGCGCTCACGCGCGGCGTGGATGTGTGGCTCAACAACCCACGTCGTCCGAAGGAGGCCAGCGGCACGAGCGGCATGAAGTCCGCCATGAACGGCGTGCTCAACTGCTCAATCCTCGACGGCTGGTGGCCCGAGGCCTGCGACCACGGCGTCAACGGCTGGCAGATCGGCGACGGCTTCGAGAGCCCCGAGCCAGCCATCCAGGACGCGCACGACGTTGAGTCGCTCTACAAGGTGGTGCTCGGTGAGGTCGTCCCGACCTACTACGACGCCCGCCCGCAGTGGAAGCAGATGATGCACAACAGCATCCAGTCCACGCGCGAGGAGTTCTCGATCAAGCGCATGCTCGAACACTACGTCGAGCAGCTCTACCTCCCGGCTGTGGCGGAGACGGCGTAA
- a CDS encoding alpha-amylase family glycosyl hydrolase, translated as MAAHPWWHSAVVYQIYPRSFQDANGDGVGDLPGITERLDYLAGTLGVDTVWLSPFYRSPMADFGYDVADYTDVDPIFGTLDDFDRMAARAKELGLKLIVDFVPNHSSEKHAWFKAARSSKDDPKRDWYVWHDPAPDGGPPNNWLSIFGGSAWELDEATGQYYLHSFLREQPDLNWRNLELKAAMFDALRFWMDRGVDGFRIDVAHYIMKDPAMRDNPLATEVADYHKSLGEYDSQVHLYDKGHEDVHGVFREIRSLVDTHDAPTFGRAERVTIGEIHEYDRAAWVRYFGGNATPGVLDELHMPFNFALLNADWTAASIRASVDDLEAALPEGAWPNYVVSNHDEKRIRSRVGAAQARIAAMLLLTLRGSPTLYYGDELGMPEVDVPEEKLQDPWGFRSLPELSRDGCRTPMAWDDSPSAGFSDAPPDDLWLPLHDDHASINVDAELDDPDSMLNLYRRLLVLRKETPALQVGSYTPSDDVPDDVFAYVREHDGTDGHERPRVFVALNFSPEMQEVAVPDGFTGHVLASTQRERESRTFTGTLHLGANEGVVLG; from the coding sequence ATGGCCGCACATCCCTGGTGGCACTCCGCCGTCGTCTATCAGATCTACCCCCGCTCGTTCCAGGACGCCAACGGCGACGGCGTCGGCGACCTCCCCGGCATCACCGAGCGCCTCGACTACCTCGCAGGCACACTCGGCGTCGACACGGTCTGGCTCTCGCCGTTCTACCGCTCGCCGATGGCCGACTTCGGCTATGACGTGGCCGACTACACCGACGTGGACCCGATCTTCGGCACGCTCGACGACTTCGACCGGATGGCGGCGCGGGCGAAAGAACTCGGGCTGAAGCTCATCGTCGACTTCGTTCCGAACCACTCATCGGAGAAGCACGCGTGGTTCAAGGCGGCGCGGTCGTCGAAGGACGATCCGAAGCGCGACTGGTACGTCTGGCACGACCCCGCTCCCGACGGTGGCCCGCCGAACAACTGGCTCAGCATCTTCGGTGGCTCCGCGTGGGAGCTCGACGAGGCGACGGGGCAGTACTACCTCCACAGTTTCCTCCGCGAGCAGCCCGACCTCAACTGGCGCAACCTCGAGCTTAAGGCGGCCATGTTCGACGCGCTGCGCTTCTGGATGGACCGCGGCGTAGACGGCTTCCGCATCGATGTGGCGCACTACATCATGAAGGACCCCGCGATGCGGGACAACCCGCTCGCGACCGAGGTGGCCGACTACCACAAGTCGCTCGGGGAGTACGACTCGCAGGTCCACCTTTATGACAAGGGCCACGAGGACGTGCACGGCGTCTTCCGCGAGATCCGCTCGCTCGTGGATACGCACGACGCCCCGACATTCGGTAGAGCAGAGCGCGTGACGATTGGCGAGATTCACGAGTACGACCGCGCCGCGTGGGTGCGCTACTTCGGCGGCAACGCTACGCCCGGCGTGCTCGACGAGCTGCACATGCCGTTTAACTTCGCCCTGCTCAACGCCGACTGGACGGCCGCGAGCATCCGTGCCTCCGTCGATGACCTCGAAGCGGCACTGCCGGAGGGCGCGTGGCCGAACTACGTAGTCAGCAACCATGACGAGAAGCGCATCCGCAGCCGCGTGGGTGCCGCACAGGCCCGCATCGCAGCGATGCTGCTCCTCACGCTCCGCGGCTCGCCGACGCTCTACTACGGCGACGAACTCGGCATGCCGGAGGTAGACGTGCCCGAGGAAAAGCTGCAGGACCCGTGGGGCTTCCGCAGCCTCCCCGAGCTGAGCCGCGACGGCTGCCGCACCCCAATGGCCTGGGACGACAGCCCTAGCGCCGGCTTCTCCGACGCCCCCCCCGACGACCTCTGGCTCCCGCTCCACGACGACCACGCGTCCATCAACGTAGACGCCGAGCTAGACGACCCCGACTCGATGCTCAACCTCTACCGCCGCCTTCTCGTGCTGCGCAAGGAGACGCCCGCGCTCCAGGTCGGCAGCTACACGCCCAGCGACGACGTGCCTGACGACGTGTTCGCCTACGTCCGCGAGCACGACGGCACTGACGGTCACGAGAGGCCGCGCGTATTCGTCGCCCTCAACTTCTCGCCCGAGATGCAGGAAGTGGCTGTGCCCGACGGCTTCACGGGCCACGTCCTCGCCTCCACGCAGCGCGAGCGCGAAAGCCGCACGTTCACCGGCACCCTCCACCTCGGCGCCAACGAGGGCGTGGTGCTCGGCTGA
- a CDS encoding amylo-alpha-1,6-glucosidase, with translation MTRLLSPVFLAHFLLALFLAIPAFAQVPRFDMPESGLMLERQTEAGTFGFFSVLGRRAGAFGYEGKPFEVWTYPQQIVSEVQFDVAIDDYPIPIDGLATMERTEVRPEATTFVYTHAAFTIRQTLFAPIDEPAVVMLLDIDTVRPLTLSVSFRPDLALMWPAGLMTGFSGFDAAQGRYFVGEETQRFYGIIGSPGAVDVSQQPYQEEPADLPTRFELRVTPEDARAGLIPIIFTGSTTGRADAEAVYDQLLADVPGAYAETVQHYADLEANTLTLDTPDDRLDEAFAWAKVGIDKGLATNPTILDLESDVLAPDARTEDTGFVAGFRTAGNSERPGFAWFFGRDALWTALATTAYGDFETTKTALDFLQQFQRADGKIPHEISQSATFLTWFEDYPYPWASADATPLYLIVLADLWRATGDDAFLRKHWDSAKAAYAFSEGTDRDGNDLLDNTGVGHGWVEGGLLYPPHEELYMQGLWIEASESLAEIADALGEGDLAEQARANAERTRAASEAKYWLADEGFYAVTTHFPDATNLIPDEGAQAGTALSQGGIATEQDAVVMPENTAMQGVPFWWATLDHDRAQRALDALGSGHVATDWGARILDAQSERYDPLSYHNGSVWPLFTGWVSMGGYSYARPHVGYQGLMASALLTRQDALGYVTELLSGDFNTAFGRSSHLQVWSEAMVATPAVTGMLGLDATADGSTLRFAPQLPHDWDRLALTNAAVGDARFAITMQRYDDATSFVFVHDTGSGSTTLDFAPAFPLDAIVEGLLVNGEFLESDLVTEGDVQRVVASIPLGDRTEITVATDSGTGAYVRHEPADSGARSMGLRILRDRAEDGALNLLLEGVGGETYAFGIRSPRTVIGADGVAVRETEARHYEATISFEGTGPDYVRRAVSLPLGD, from the coding sequence ATGACCCGTCTGCTCTCCCCCGTCTTCCTCGCCCATTTCCTCCTTGCGCTCTTCCTCGCCATTCCGGCATTCGCGCAGGTGCCGCGCTTCGACATGCCCGAGAGCGGGCTGATGCTGGAGCGGCAGACCGAGGCGGGGACGTTCGGCTTCTTCAGCGTGCTCGGCCGCCGCGCGGGCGCGTTCGGCTACGAGGGCAAGCCGTTCGAGGTGTGGACGTATCCGCAGCAGATCGTCAGCGAGGTGCAGTTCGACGTCGCCATCGACGACTACCCGATCCCGATTGACGGCCTCGCGACGATGGAGCGCACGGAGGTGCGCCCCGAGGCGACGACGTTCGTCTACACGCACGCCGCGTTCACCATCCGACAGACGCTCTTCGCGCCGATTGACGAGCCCGCCGTCGTGATGCTGCTCGACATCGACACGGTGCGCCCGCTCACGCTCTCGGTGTCGTTCCGTCCCGACCTAGCGCTCATGTGGCCCGCCGGGCTGATGACCGGCTTCTCCGGCTTCGACGCGGCGCAGGGGCGCTACTTCGTCGGCGAGGAGACGCAGCGGTTCTACGGCATCATCGGCAGCCCCGGCGCGGTGGACGTGTCGCAGCAGCCCTACCAGGAGGAGCCTGCCGACCTCCCTACGCGCTTCGAGCTGCGCGTGACGCCGGAGGACGCACGTGCCGGCCTCATCCCGATCATTTTCACGGGCAGCACTACCGGCCGCGCCGACGCGGAGGCGGTCTATGATCAGCTTCTCGCCGATGTCCCCGGTGCCTACGCGGAGACCGTGCAGCACTACGCCGACCTCGAAGCGAACACGCTGACCCTCGACACGCCCGATGACCGGCTCGACGAGGCGTTTGCCTGGGCAAAGGTCGGCATCGACAAGGGGCTCGCGACCAACCCGACGATCCTAGACCTCGAATCGGACGTGCTGGCCCCGGACGCACGCACCGAGGACACGGGCTTCGTGGCGGGCTTCCGCACGGCGGGCAACTCCGAGCGCCCCGGCTTCGCATGGTTCTTCGGCCGCGACGCCCTCTGGACGGCCCTCGCCACCACCGCCTACGGCGATTTCGAGACGACCAAGACCGCGCTCGACTTCCTCCAGCAGTTCCAGCGTGCCGACGGCAAAATCCCGCACGAGATCAGCCAGAGCGCGACGTTCCTGACGTGGTTCGAGGACTACCCCTACCCGTGGGCCAGCGCCGACGCGACACCGCTCTACCTCATCGTCCTCGCCGACCTCTGGCGCGCAACGGGCGACGATGCGTTTCTCCGCAAGCACTGGGACTCGGCCAAGGCCGCCTACGCGTTCTCCGAGGGCACCGACCGCGACGGCAACGACCTCCTGGACAACACGGGCGTGGGACACGGCTGGGTCGAGGGCGGCCTGCTCTACCCGCCGCACGAGGAGCTCTACATGCAAGGCCTCTGGATCGAAGCCTCCGAGAGCCTCGCCGAGATAGCCGACGCGTTGGGCGAAGGCGATCTGGCTGAGCAGGCGCGGGCCAACGCCGAACGCACCCGCGCGGCCTCCGAAGCGAAATACTGGCTCGCAGACGAGGGCTTCTACGCCGTCACGACGCACTTCCCCGACGCAACGAATCTGATCCCCGACGAGGGCGCGCAGGCGGGCACGGCGCTCTCGCAGGGCGGCATCGCCACAGAGCAAGATGCCGTTGTAATGCCCGAGAACACCGCGATGCAGGGCGTGCCCTTCTGGTGGGCTACGCTCGACCACGACCGCGCGCAGCGGGCGCTTGACGCGCTCGGCAGCGGACACGTCGCCACTGACTGGGGCGCGCGCATCCTGGACGCGCAGAGCGAGCGCTACGACCCGCTCTCGTACCACAACGGCTCCGTGTGGCCGCTCTTCACTGGCTGGGTATCCATGGGCGGCTACAGCTACGCGCGCCCGCACGTCGGCTACCAGGGCCTCATGGCGAGCGCGCTGCTCACGCGGCAGGACGCGCTCGGCTACGTCACCGAGCTCCTCTCCGGCGACTTCAACACGGCGTTCGGCCGCAGCAGCCACCTCCAAGTCTGGAGCGAGGCGATGGTCGCCACGCCCGCCGTCACCGGCATGCTCGGCCTCGACGCTACCGCCGACGGCTCCACGCTCCGCTTCGCGCCGCAGTTGCCCCACGACTGGGACCGCCTCGCGCTCACCAACGCCGCCGTGGGCGACGCGCGCTTCGCCATCACGATGCAGCGCTACGACGATGCGACTTCGTTCGTGTTCGTCCACGACACGGGCAGCGGCAGCACCACACTCGACTTCGCCCCCGCCTTCCCTCTCGACGCCATCGTGGAAGGCCTCCTCGTGAACGGCGAGTTCCTCGAAAGCGACCTTGTCACCGAGGGCGATGTGCAGCGCGTTGTGGCGTCGATTCCCCTCGGGGACCGCACCGAGATCACGGTGGCGACGGACAGCGGGACCGGCGCTTACGTGCGCCACGAACCTGCCGACTCCGGTGCGCGCAGCATGGGCCTGCGCATCCTCCGCGACCGGGCCGAGGACGGGGCGCTCAACCTGCTCCTCGAAGGCGTCGGCGGCGAGACGTACGCTTTCGGTATCCGCTCGCCCCGCACGGTCATCGGTGCCGACGGCGTGGCCGTGCGCGAGACTGAGGCTCGGCACTACGAAGCCACCATCAGCTTCGAGGGCACAGGCCCCGACTACGTGCGCCGCGCGGTGTCCCTACCGCTCGGCGACTGA
- a CDS encoding TonB-dependent receptor plug domain-containing protein: MRTSLFSALLVALVGVLWTGCVVTDATTEGTTPGSGEAHNPDRVDAEDLEGRPIARVEEMLRGQIAGVRVTESGGNLVIRIRGGSSSLYSSSDPLFILDGMPIRPSSAGALTGVNPRDVASIEVLKNASDTAMYGARGANGVILITTKRAGPSSGT, translated from the coding sequence ATGCGTACCTCGTTGTTTTCCGCCCTCCTCGTTGCCCTAGTGGGCGTGCTTTGGACGGGCTGCGTCGTAACCGACGCCACTACTGAGGGCACGACCCCAGGCTCGGGTGAAGCGCACAACCCCGACCGCGTCGATGCCGAGGATCTGGAAGGGCGCCCGATCGCGCGGGTCGAAGAGATGCTGCGCGGGCAGATTGCGGGCGTCCGCGTGACCGAGTCCGGAGGCAACCTCGTGATCCGGATTCGCGGGGGCAGCTCGTCGCTCTACAGCAGCTCCGACCCGCTCTTCATCCTGGACGGCATGCCGATTCGGCCGTCGTCGGCGGGCGCACTCACCGGTGTCAACCCGCGGGACGTAGCCTCGATTGAGGTCCTCAAGAACGCCTCCGACACGGCGATGTACGGGGCGCGCGGGGCCAACGGCGTGATCCTGATCACGACCAAGCGTGCAGGACCCAGCTCGGGCACCTGA
- a CDS encoding TonB-dependent receptor, translating to MALLVATFATTVQAQPITNSVRGFVTDEENGLALPGATVGLFSLANPNATPTQTVTDGDGVFQLVGRFAGRYTLRVSFVGYETSIDTLLLGQQSFVNVTVALVPGQTLGEVQVEADGGAASVEAGRQSIRPQDLARIPTPDLSGDLASYLQALPSVVAVGDRGGGLYVRGGTPPQNLVLMDGALVYQPFHIVGFFSAFPEDLVANTEFYAGGFGARYSGRIASVLDVTMREGNYQRFAGSGSASPFLLSAQAEGPITPGVLSVIGSVRASVIEQTGSLYGEDLPLRFGDVYVKLTRAEAETGRCSLTGLYTFDEGQVDPRDPDGDVFGWNNAALGGRCVLLPRNVPYEFETSASVSYVSNSVGTSARPERESSALLFNAEAHLTHLRPRLRLSGGLFTRTDDLNYRLGGQFVGISADEKRLLASGGYVEAEWQASYGLTLQPGLNITTFYGDYPASLEPRIRMNWQPWGVDGPTQISGAAGVYRQTVNGISDERDAGSVFLAWLPNPLAEEQDPDNAINVSDEPAEALHAMVGIQQQIGPFKLVAEGYGKRLRNLAVPIWSALARFTTSLTPAEGTVYGIDARLEWQRGPFYAFVGYGLAETEYTIQQAPLSGDGPVGPQTYNPPHDRRHQVNALASLELGGFEASVRWQYGSGLPFTRPFGFDTYVPFFPLPDVTETFGIPRVLYREPFNGRLPAYHRLDVSVSRTFEFGPGDLSVQVGAINVYDRANLFYFDIFTVRRVDQLPLLPFLGVKYELGN from the coding sequence GTGGCGCTCCTCGTAGCGACCTTCGCGACCACGGTGCAGGCCCAACCCATTACCAACTCGGTGCGAGGCTTCGTCACCGACGAGGAAAACGGCCTTGCCCTGCCGGGGGCAACCGTCGGGCTCTTCAGCCTCGCGAACCCGAACGCGACGCCGACGCAAACGGTGACCGACGGCGACGGCGTGTTCCAGCTCGTGGGTCGGTTCGCAGGCCGCTACACCCTCCGCGTGTCGTTCGTTGGCTACGAGACGAGCATCGACACGCTGTTGTTGGGGCAGCAGTCCTTTGTCAATGTCACCGTGGCGCTTGTACCCGGCCAGACGCTGGGCGAGGTGCAGGTCGAGGCCGACGGCGGCGCAGCGTCCGTCGAGGCGGGCCGTCAGTCGATTCGCCCGCAAGACCTCGCCCGCATTCCGACGCCGGACCTGTCCGGTGACCTCGCCAGCTACCTCCAGGCGCTGCCGAGCGTCGTGGCCGTCGGTGACCGAGGCGGCGGCCTCTACGTGCGAGGCGGGACGCCGCCGCAAAACCTCGTGCTGATGGACGGCGCTCTCGTCTACCAGCCCTTTCACATCGTCGGCTTCTTCTCCGCCTTCCCTGAAGACCTCGTCGCCAATACCGAGTTCTACGCGGGCGGCTTCGGCGCGCGCTACTCGGGACGCATCGCCTCGGTGCTCGACGTGACCATGCGCGAGGGCAACTACCAGCGCTTCGCGGGGTCGGGGTCGGCCAGCCCGTTCCTGCTCTCCGCTCAGGCCGAGGGACCGATCACGCCAGGCGTCCTGTCCGTCATCGGCTCGGTCCGGGCCTCCGTGATCGAGCAGACGGGCTCGCTCTACGGCGAAGACCTGCCCCTCCGCTTCGGCGACGTATACGTCAAGCTCACCCGCGCCGAAGCCGAGACGGGCCGCTGCAGCCTCACGGGCCTCTACACCTTCGACGAGGGCCAAGTCGACCCGCGCGACCCCGACGGCGATGTCTTCGGCTGGAACAACGCGGCTCTGGGCGGACGCTGCGTGCTGCTTCCGCGCAACGTCCCCTACGAGTTCGAGACGAGCGCCAGCGTGTCGTATGTCAGCAACTCAGTCGGGACTTCGGCCCGCCCGGAACGCGAGTCGTCGGCGCTCCTCTTCAACGCCGAGGCGCACCTGACGCACCTCCGCCCGCGCCTGCGCCTCAGCGGCGGCCTCTTCACCCGCACAGACGACCTCAACTACCGGCTCGGCGGCCAGTTCGTCGGTATCTCAGCCGACGAGAAGCGCCTGCTCGCCTCGGGCGGATACGTTGAAGCCGAATGGCAAGCGAGCTATGGCCTTACGCTGCAGCCCGGCCTCAACATCACGACCTTCTACGGCGACTACCCGGCGAGCCTGGAGCCTCGAATCCGGATGAACTGGCAGCCCTGGGGCGTCGACGGACCGACGCAGATCAGCGGGGCGGCCGGCGTCTACCGCCAGACGGTCAACGGCATCAGCGACGAGCGGGACGCCGGTTCGGTGTTTCTGGCTTGGCTCCCCAATCCGCTTGCGGAAGAGCAGGACCCGGACAACGCGATCAACGTGTCGGACGAGCCGGCCGAGGCCCTGCACGCCATGGTTGGGATTCAGCAGCAGATTGGGCCCTTCAAGCTAGTAGCTGAAGGCTATGGCAAGCGCCTGCGCAACCTGGCCGTGCCCATCTGGAGCGCCCTCGCGCGCTTCACGACCAGCCTCACGCCCGCCGAGGGCACCGTCTATGGCATCGACGCCCGCCTGGAGTGGCAGCGCGGCCCGTTCTACGCCTTCGTCGGTTACGGCCTCGCCGAGACGGAGTACACCATCCAGCAAGCCCCGCTCTCGGGCGACGGGCCAGTCGGCCCTCAGACCTACAACCCGCCGCACGACCGCCGCCACCAAGTCAACGCGCTCGCGAGCCTCGAACTTGGCGGGTTTGAAGCGAGCGTTCGCTGGCAGTACGGCTCCGGCCTCCCCTTCACGCGCCCATTTGGCTTCGACACGTACGTCCCCTTCTTCCCACTGCCCGACGTCACGGAGACGTTCGGCATCCCGCGCGTGCTCTACCGCGAGCCGTTCAACGGCCGCCTCCCCGCCTACCACCGCCTCGACGTGTCGGTGTCACGCACCTTCGAGTTCGGCCCCGGCGATCTGAGCGTCCAGGTCGGTGCGATCAACGTGTACGACCGCGCGAACCTGTTCTACTTCGACATCTTCACGGTGCGGCGCGTGGACCAGCTCCCGCTGCTCCCATTCCTGGGCGTGAAATACGAACTCGGCAACTAG